AATAAAATTTATCATCAAAAACAACAGGATAATCAGTTATCTCCAGCCGGCAGTTTTGAATTCCTGCTTCATTTATATTGAACGAAAGTAAAATATCTGTTTGTGAATTTTCACCGATATCAATGCTCGCAAGTGCCTTTTGTTTATTATTTATAAATAATTTAAGCGGGATATTTTCAAGAGATTTTCCGGAAATATTTTTTATTCTCACCATTAATTTTTCCACTTTGTTCAACTGCCTCACCGGTGATAAAAACCAACAGGAATCAATGTAAAGATTACTGCCTTCTTTAACATTCAATGGAATAAAATTAATATTTGTGCTGCTGTCTTTATTTATTTTTTCAATATTGGAAATGCTTTTCTGAAAATCGGAAATCAGATAAATATATTTTCCGATGGAATAATTATTTATTAAATCATTCTGCCGAGAAACTACTTCCGACAATGTTTTCACTGATGGTGAAATTTTTATTTCATTTATCATTTCCGGAAATTCATCACGATTAAAAAGGCGTTGGTGCCTGCCTTCAAAATCATTTGTCAGCAGTTGAAATTCGTCGCTTTGCCTGTAAGCCATTGCGATTTCTTTTGCTTTTCGTTTTGCTTCGTCAAATAGAGTGCCGTTTTCATTCACTGCTTCCATGCTGAAGGAATTGTCAACATAAATGCTAATAACTTTATTTTTTAAGTTTATTTCTTTATTGCCAAGAGGAATATAGGGTTGTGCAAAAGCAATAACAAGTGAACTTATTGCAAGAATCCGTGAAATCAAAACAAGCAAATGTTTAAGTTTCGACTTTGATTGTGTTTCCTGTTTTACCGATTTTAAAAATCTTATATCGGGAAAATTAACTTTTTTAAATTTCCTGAAATTAAATAAATGAATAATTATCGGAATTACAATCGCAGAAAGAGCAAAGAGAAACGATGGATAAATGAATTTCATTTTACAAAGGTAAAAAAAACTTTTCACCGCAAAGACACAGAGACGCAAAGAGAAAATAATTTTCTATAAAAACTCTGCGTCTCCGCGTCTTAGCGGTGAAAAAAAATTACATCTCCACAACTTTCTTATAAGCAACCTTATCGTTCACCTGTAACTTAATAAAATAAACTCCTTTCGATGAGCCAATATCTTTTGTAGAAAAACAATATTTGTAGTTTCCTGCGTTCTGCCTGCTGTTTATTATGGTACTTACCTTTTCTCCCAAAATATTAAATGCCTCAAGCTTCACATTTGAACTTTCGCTGAGCGAATATGTTATTTGAGCTTGGGTGTTGAATGGATTTGGAAAAATTTCAAATGCAATGTTTTTATCATTTATTTCTTTAACACCGTTTGTAACATTAACTATCGAACAAGCAAAATTAGTACAACCGTTTAAATCTGTTCCTGTAACGCAATATGTTGTATTTACTGTTGGTGCAACGGTAATACATTTACCTCCTCCGGCACTCCATTGATATGTGCCTCCTGATTGTTCTAATCCGCTTGCACATAAGGTTATTGCTCCTCCTTGTGTTATTGTTCCTCCATTTGCAGTTATTATTGGTTCAGGATTAACCATTATTACTTTGTAACTTGTGTTAAGAGAGCAAGAATTGGTGGCAGTATATGTTGTTGTTACAGTTGGGCAAACAGTTATATGCTGAAAACTATTTGATGTTTGCCCTGTACTCCATGAATATAATCCATCTCCTCCACTTATTTCCAAAGATGAACAATTTCCTGCACATATTGTATCCTGTGAGGAATAAATAGTAAAATACCCACCATAATCAACATTAACAACTGTATGTTCTATGCCCGTACAACCCGTTATGAATGTTACTGAAACAATATATGTAGTAGTAAAAGATGGACTAACTTGAATACAAGAAGTGTTTGCACCTGTATCCCACGTAAAAGTTGTATTTATGTTAGTTGCACAAATTAAAGCCATTTGTCCGTTACATATTGTTTTTCCCGGAATAGTTATATTAATTGGTTCACTAACAGTAACCACGCAAAAAGCAGAACCAGTGCAACCGTTCGCATCTGTTCCAGTTACCGTATATGTTGTGGTAACTGTCGGGCTGACTGTTTTTGGATTTCCTGTGCCTAAAACTGACCATGTGTAAGTGCTTGCTCCTCCGGCTGTGAGTATTGCCATATCTCCGAAGCATACTGAGGCATTGTTAGCTGTTACTATTGGATGCTGATTTACTACTACCATACAGGAAGCAGTATTCGTGCATCCTGTAGCGGTTCCTGTGACATAATAAGAAGCTGTGGAATTAGGACATATAATGATAGGATTCCCTGTCATTCCAGTACTCCAAGTATATGCAATTCCTCCGCTTGCTGAAAGTGATGTGCATTCACCCTGACAAACTATAACATTTGTTGCTGTGATTGTTGGTAAAGGATAAACTGTTACCACACAAGAAGCACTACCAGTACAACCAGCAAAACTCACTCCTGTTACTGTATACGTTGTGGTAAGAGTTGGACAAACTGTAATAAAATTTAAATTGCTTCCTACATCCCATGTATATGAATTTGCTCCGCTTGCTATAATTGCTGCACATGAACCGTTACAAATAGTAGGATTATTAGTAAAAATAGTTAAGTTAGAATTTACAACTACAACACACGTAGAAGTACCAGTACATCCATTTGCATCAGTGCCGGTTACTGTGTAAGTTGTAGTTATGCTTGGATTAACAGTAATACAATTTGATGGGTTTCCAGTATTCCAACTATAAATTATACCTCCACTAGCACATATTGCAATTGCGCTCCCCATACATATTGTTCCACCAGTTGCTGTTATATTTGGCGCCGGATAAACAGTTACCACTGCCTGAGTACTGGCAGTAGAAGGATTGCTATCGATTACAGTTAATGTGTATGTTGTTGTGTTCGTTGGAGTAACATTAATCGAAGAGGTTACTTGACCTGTATTCCACGAAAAAGAATATGGCGGCGCTCCACCACTTAATATTGGTATCAATGTTACAGAGTTTCCTGCACAAATAGGAACTCCATTAACCGATACATTTAACTGAGCAAAAACACTTGTAATTGCCAATGTTAAAGAAACTGAAAGAAGAATTAATTTTTTCATAAAAAGATAAGTTTTTTGATTTTAAATACGAACGGTATTTTTTATAAGACAAAATAAGTTATTAAATAGTTGCATGAGTTTTTGAAAAACTTTTCTTTACCGCTAAGACGCTGAGACACAAAGAAAAAATAATTTTAAAAAATAAAAAAGCCACAGATTCACAGATAAAATATAATTTATTGCTAAATTGTTTAATTGTTAAGTTGCTGAATTTTCATATTTCGTACTTCATACATCATTCATCATACTTATAGTATATCTATAACCATAAATCAATCTGTGAATCTGTGGCTGTTTTTTAAACAAATATAGATACAAAATATTTAATGTCAAGCATATTTTAGAATTTGCATGGGTTCTTTGAGAATTCGCTGTGATTTTTTTAGAATTCATTTTTTATCAATGAAATCTTTCACGAGTGTTATTGTTTCTTTCACCGCAGTTTCCAAATCATCATTTATAATTATTTTATCAAATTTATCTTTATAAGTCAGCTCCATTTTTGCTCTGTCAATTCTTATTTTCAGAGTTTTTTCGGTTTCAGTTCCTCTTTTTCTAAGGCGTTCTTCAAGAACTTCAATTGAAGGTGGCATAATAAAAATCAATAAAGCTTTTTCTTTGTATAATTTTTTAATATTAACACCTCCTATAACATCAACATCAAAAACTATGTTATTTCCATTATTCCAGATTCTGTCAGCTTCCGATTTTAATGTCCCGTAAAAACAATTTTTATAAACTTCAACCCATTCGAGAAATTCTCCATTATCAATTTTTTCTTTAAAGTTTTCAGCACTTAAAAAATAATAATCTTTTCCTTCTGTTTCGTAATATCTTTTAGGACGGCTTGTTGCCGAAACCGAAAATTCAAGATTCATTCCCGATTCGAGTAAACGTTTTGCAATTGTTGTTTTTCCCGAACCCGACGGCGCCGATAGTATGATTAGCTTATTATTCATTTAAAATATTTTTTTTCAAATTTTTGTGTTTAACTTTTTAAATGCAAGTTTTCAGTTTATAGTCTTCAGTTTCCGGTTATTGAAAAAAATTATTTTTCTTCCAGAGAATAATATGATTTTATTTTTTTGTTTATTTTATTATAACTAATTAGTCCGATAACTCCGGTAATTATAGCTATTACGATTAATGAAATTCCTAAAATGATTACAAAAATTTCCTTTTCAAAAAATTTTATTAAAGTAATTCCTGAAGCAAGCAACATAATTACAGTGCGTGAATATGCCAGAATTGTCCTTACATTTGCAAGTTTGGTTCTGTCAATTGCCAGACGGTCGCGAACTATTAATTTTGAATCTTCCATTTTTTATTTAACTGCAAACTAAAAACTGTGAACTGGAAACTATTAAAGTACATTCATAAGTTGTTCTTTTATTTTTTCAAGCTCATCTTTCATAATAACAACTTTTTTCTGAATATCGGCATTATTTGCTTTTGAACCAAGAGTATTGATTTCCCTGCCCATTTCCTGCGAAATAAAACCGAGTTTTTTCCCCTGAGAATTTTTATCTACTAAAGTTTCTAAAAAGTAATTGCAATGACTCTTCAGCCGCACTTTTTCTTCGGTAATGTCAATTTTTTCAATATAAAAAACTAATTCCTGCTCCAAACGATTTTCATCAATTTTACTTTTATCAATTACATCCAGCAGGTTATTTCGTAACCGCTGCTTTATACTTTTTAATCTTATTGGGTCGAGTTTTTCAATTTCTTTAAGAAGTTTAAAAATAAAATCTATTCTTTTTCTGAAGTCCCTTTCAAGTTTTATACCTTCATTTTTTCTTGATTTATCAAGTTCTTCCAACGCTTTTACAACTGTTTTATAAATGATGTCCCATTCTTTTTCATCAATTACCGATTTTTCAGGTTTCAACACATCAGGCAATTTCATTATTAATCCGATGTAATCAGTATTATTTTCAGTATTAATTTCTTTTGCGAGAGATTTAAGTTCTGAATAATATTTTAAAGCAAGCGTTTTATTAAATGAAAAATTTGGATTTTCTGCCGAATTTCCAATATATAGAGTTAATTCAATATTTCCTCTTTCGAGTGATTGAGCAATTAAAGAACGTAACAAAATTTCCTTTTCATTGTAAACTGAAGGCATGCGGATTTTTATGTCGGATTGTTTGCCATTAACTGATTTTATTTCCACAGTTACCTTAAAATTCGGACTTTCGCAAATTGTCTTACCAAAACCCGTCATTGATTTTATCATAAATTTTATTTTTAAAAGCCAAATTTAGCAAATACTCTTTATTTTTTTAATAAAATATATTCTTTAATCAAATTTTTCTATTTTTGATAAAATAATTTTTAATAAAATAATGAATATTCTTCATCCTCTTGATGAACTAAAAAAAAGACCAGTACTATTGAGCTTATTATGCATATTTACAATTATAGGAAATTGCATAATGATATTAAGCGGTTTATTTTCATTACTTGCTTTAAAGCTTGTAAATTATTTTTCCATATTGCCAGTTCACAATGAGTTTATTTCTTATATTTTATCAGGAGGTTCGGTTTTTGCAATAACCTCAATAGTATTATGTTTTTTTACTATCATTGGAACAATTAAAATGTGGAACCTCCGTAAAATGGGGTTTTATCTTTATCTGATTTCCAAAATTGCTTTTATTTTAACACCTTTCATTTTTTTGGTTCCTCAGATTTTAGAATTTAATTCTGTTTTAAGAGGATTAATTCCATATTTTGCATTAACTTTTTTATTTGTAATTTTATATTGTTTAAATTTGAAATATATGCATGCATAATATTGCTTAATTGTTAAATTGTCGTTTTTTTTAACAATTTAGCAATTTAGCAATCAACATCAATAGAAACATTAAACATAAAAATCACGTAAAATATAGTTTATAATTGAAAATTAAATTAATTTAAAAATTCAAAAATATAATCGGAGGAAATTTCAATGGCTAAAAAAAATGAAAATTCACAAAATAGTTTAATTCTGCATCTAGAAGATGTTATCAATGGTGAGCGTCGCTTCGAAAATGTTTTTCAGTCGGTATCAAGAATGATACTTGAGGATTCGAGAAAAATCGAAAAAGTTACCGTTAATGGCAGAAGTACTTATGACTTCAGAATTTTCCGCGAAGGAAAAAAACATATAATCGGAATGTTCGATGAAATCAATAGCTTTGTTTCTTTTGTGAAAGATGCTGCCGAAGGCGGCTCATCTGCGGAAATGGCTTATGTTTTAATAGGTGAACCCGGCAATGGTAAAACATTTTTTGTGGATTTTCTTTGCAAAACGTACAGGGAATTTATTTCTCTTCCTCAAAATAAAAGATATACTTTTCGATTTAAAAATCTTGCTCAACTCGGCGGATACGGCAAAATCACAAGTATAGAATCACAAACATTCGAAGACCCCATGATTCTTGCAATGAATCTTTTTGAAACAAAAGCCGAAAATGTTGAATTCCTTGCAAAAAACGGTGCAGACGAAAAACAAATCGAAAAATTTTATAAAAATTACAGAACACTTGGCGCTTGCACATATTATATTTTTAATCAAATTAAAAATCATTGCGATGGAAATATTGATAAAACACTTGATTTTATTGATATAATTCCTGTTCAGGTTAGTGAATCGCGCGGAACTATTACCGGAAAATATGCTGCAAAAGATAAAATAACTTCTTCTGCTGTTGATTTGCTCGGCGAAGAATCTATTTCACGACTTCTGCATATTGCCGAAACCGATAATCCTTATCGCTTTGATTTACGCAGAGGAGCTTTGGCAAGAGTTGCCGGCGGCGGAATTCACTTTGCCGATGAGGTTTTCAAAAACAAACGCGACCTTGTTCAGGTTTATCTCGGAGTTATTCAAAACAGAACAATAGAAATCGAAGGATTCAAATGGCCTCTCGATACTTTAATAGTTGCAACAAGTAATAATTCGGAGTTTGCCCGTTTTCTTGAAGAAAAAGAACAGGCACCGATTGTTGACAGATGCCGCTTGACCTATATGTCACATAATACAAATTTCCAAATGCAAAAAGAATTAACATCATTTTCCCTCGGCAGCTTGGAAAAAACAACATTTGTCGGTGATAAATTACATATTGACCCGAATTTGAATTATGGAATTTCAGTGTCGGTAGTACTTTCACGTATGCCTTCATCCGACAAACTCACTCCTGTTGAAATGATGAAACTCGCTGCCGGTGAAGTTGCAGGCGAAAAAAGTATCAGAACATTAGCCGAAGTTATTGACGAACTAAACCGCGACCCCGATATTACAAAGCGTTTCGGGCAAAAAGGTCTCGGTCACAGAAACCTCGGAAGAGCAATTCAGATTTTACTCGAACGCTCGGAAACGCAGGAAGGTAAGTGTATGTACGCAGGCGATGTTTTCAAAGCATTGGAAAGCGTTATTCTTGATTATGTTCAGGATGCAAACGACAGAATTAAATATTTCAACGATTTGAAAATTGCAAAAGGATTGCATCGCAAAAATGTAATGACAACAATTTTCAATGCCTACATGGACGAGCCAAATGCAGTTGAAAGAGATGTTATGAATTATGTAAATATGATTATCGGTATTGATGCTAAAAATCTCGGACCCGATAAAATATGGACATATCGCGACCCGCAAACAAATAAACTCATTCCACTGAAAATTGACGAAACATTTATCAACAGCGTTGAAGAGCGTATGGGTTTGAAAAACGAAGAACAGAAACAAAGTTACAGAACTACAGTTGCCAAGATATACGGACAAAAAATGATTACCGACCCTAACTATAATTTCATGGACAACAACGACCTTGTGAAAGCAGTTACCGATGTTCGTCTGAAATCTGATGTTGCAGGAGCAGGCAGTTTGGTTGGTGCTTTATCAAACAGAACCAACGAAGAAAATCAAAAACTTTATAACAGGATGATTGATACAATGGTTAATAAACTTGGCTATTGCACAACCTGTGCTCAAAAAACAATTGAGTATTTCTGCACACAGGATGATGCAAATTAAACACAATTGAAAAAAGCTTCGAGCTTTGAGTTTCGAGCCATGAGAAAGAAGAGAATAGTTAATAGTGAATAATGAATAGTTTAAAAATTTGTTTTTAAAGTCAATTTATTGAAATAAAACCCGTAGGGTTTAAATATTGGTAACCCCGTGCTTTAGCACGGGGGCAAAGAAATAACAGAGTTTAGCGTCGCAAGTAGAAAATTAATTAATTGTTAAAATGTTTGATGCGACGCAAAGTAGAAAGTTTATTAAAAAATATGAATTCTCAAATACAAAATATAAATATTAATACATCTGATAAACTTACCCGTTTTTCAGAAATTGTTGAATATTTTAAATCGAAAAAAAATACTGTAAAAATCTCAAGAAGCGAAAAATATTTAAAGTATGAACAGATAGTAAAAGATAAAGAAGAAATTAAACCTTAAATTATTAATGAAAACCTTAAATAAAAATATAATTATCTCAACAATTATTGCCGAAAAACAAAACATAAAAAAATTCGGTATTAATGAAATTGGTTTGTTTGGCTCGTTTGCAAAGGATAAGCAAACATCAAAAAGTGATATTGATATTTTAGTAAGCTTCGATAGCGATAAAGAAACTTTTGATAATTTTATAAATCTTTGTTTTTTATTTGATAAATTATTTAAAGGGAAAAAAGTTGAAGTTGTTACTAAGAATTCATTGAGTCCGTATATTTCTTCACGAATTTTAAAAGATATAAAATATGTGCAAATTACAGATTAGTTACATATTACATATACTTGAAGAATGTACTTTTATTATTTCTACAACTAAAGATGTAGATAAAAATGATTTTTTGAAAAATGAAATAATGAAAAGAGCTATTGTCAGAAGTATTGAGATTATTGGCGAAGCTACAAAGAAAACGGATATTGATTTTAAAAAGAAATGGAATGAAATAGAATGGAAGCAACTTGCCGGAATGCGGGATAAGCTTATTCACGATTATTTTGGTATAAACTATAACATTGTTTGGGATGTTGCAAAAAATAAAATACCACAACTTAAAATTGATATTGAAAAAATAATTAAAAACGAAGAAAAGTATAATCAAAAGAATTTATTCTGAAACTTACTATTTAATAAATGCAAAAAAAATACTTAAAAACATACAATAAACTCAAAAAGTCAGGTCTTTCAAAGGAGCAGGAAAAATTAATAAACCGCGAAATAGAAATCATAAAATCTTTTGAAAACAGCAAGGGTAAAATTCCCGAAAAGCCCAGTTTTCAAGGATTATATTCTCAAAATGATTTGGAAGTTTTTCAGAAAATAAAACCCGATTTTGAAAAAGATTTTGTACGCACTTCTTTAAGAACTCTTGATGAACTTCTTGACAAAGACAAAAAAAGAGAAGCAGACGGGTTTCCACGAAGAATTAGAATTGGCAAACTTGTTAAACCAGGCAAAGGCGATAAAGGAAAAGTTGTTGTTGTTCCATCTACTACCGAGCCAAAATTTTATCACGACGATTCAATAACCGAAGAAAACGAAACCGGTGGCAACGGCGAAGGCGAAGAAGGTGAAGTAATAGGTGAACAACAAGCACAACCTCAGCAGGGCGAAGGCGATGCACAAGGCGCAGGCCAGGGTGAAGGCGGCGACCACGATATGAGTCAGGAAGCATTTGATTTAGGTAGAGTGCTTACTGAAAAATTTGAATTACCGAATCTAAAAGATAAAGGAAAAAAACGTTCGTTTTCAAAATATACTTACGACCTTACCGATATTAATCGCGGTTTTGGTCAGGTGCTTGATAAAAAGGCAACTTTAAAAAAAATAATAGAAACCAATATTCAACTCGGAAAAATAGATGGAATAAAACAATTCTCGGGCGAAGACCTGCTGGCAAGTCCGCAGGATTACGTTTACAGAATTCTTTCAAGAGAAAAAGATTTTGAAACGCAGGCAGTGGTTTTTTTCCTTCGCGATTATTCCGGTTCGATGCAGGGAAAACCAACTGAAGTTGTAACAACACAGCATTTGCTTATTTACAGCTGGCTTATGTTTCAATATCAGAATAATGTTGTAACTCGATTTATTTTACACGATACCGAAGCAAAAGAAGTTCCTGATTTTTACACTTATTATCGTTCGCAGATTGCAGGCGGAACACGCGTTGCTCCTGCTTTTCAGCTTGTAAATAAAATTGTGGAAGAAGAACGTTTGGCAAAAGATTATAATATTTATGTTTTTCACGGAACCGATGGTGATGACTGGGATACCGATGGAAAAGAACTTTTAGATGCAATAGACAAAATGACACTTTATGCAAACAGAATAGGAATAACTGTTGCAAAAAATTCGTGGTCGGGAGAAAACAATACTGTAGTTGAGATTAATTTTGAAAATTCGGGAATATTAAAAGAAAAACCGCAGTTGGTAAGAATTGACGGCTTCTCCGCAGAAGAAGGAACAGAAGATAGGATTATTGAGGGAATAAAAAAGTTGGTGGGGTGATTTTTTAAAATCTGTGAATCTGTGGCATTTTTTTATTAAATATTTAAAAACTTGTAAATCTTTAATTTTTTTAATCTTTTAATTTTTCAATCTTTTAATGGAATTAATAGGACAACATACAAAAAAAATAATGGAGGAATGCAAAGTCAGGGCTCGTGGAGCCGGACTTAAGTTCGACAACGAATCACTTGAATATATTGTTTCGAACTCCGATATGCTTGAACTTCATCCGAAAGTTATGATTCCGACTTTGTACGATTACTGGGTTAACGATGTTGAAGTTCTCAAAGAAAAAGGGAAGTATTCGCTTTATCCTAATAATCCTTATGAAACGGTAATAAATTCACGTCC
The genomic region above belongs to Bacteroidales bacterium and contains:
- a CDS encoding T9SS type A sorting domain-containing protein encodes the protein MKKLILLSVSLTLAITSVFAQLNVSVNGVPICAGNSVTLIPILSGGAPPYSFSWNTGQVTSSINVTPTNTTTYTLTVIDSNPSTASTQAVVTVYPAPNITATGGTICMGSAIAICASGGIIYSWNTGNPSNCITVNPSITTTYTVTGTDANGCTGTSTCVVVVNSNLTIFTNNPTICNGSCAAIIASGANSYTWDVGSNLNFITVCPTLTTTYTVTGVSFAGCTGSASCVVTVYPLPTITATNVIVCQGECTSLSASGGIAYTWSTGMTGNPIIICPNSTASYYVTGTATGCTNTASCMVVVNQHPIVTANNASVCFGDMAILTAGGASTYTWSVLGTGNPKTVSPTVTTTYTVTGTDANGCTGSAFCVVTVSEPINITIPGKTICNGQMALICATNINTTFTWDTGANTSCIQVSPSFTTTYIVSVTFITGCTGIEHTVVNVDYGGYFTIYSSQDTICAGNCSSLEISGGDGLYSWSTGQTSNSFQHITVCPTVTTTYTATNSCSLNTSYKVIMVNPEPIITANGGTITQGGAITLCASGLEQSGGTYQWSAGGGKCITVAPTVNTTYCVTGTDLNGCTNFACSIVNVTNGVKEINDKNIAFEIFPNPFNTQAQITYSLSESSNVKLEAFNILGEKVSTIINSRQNAGNYKYCFSTKDIGSSKGVYFIKLQVNDKVAYKKVVEM
- the gmk gene encoding guanylate kinase, with translation MNNKLIILSAPSGSGKTTIAKRLLESGMNLEFSVSATSRPKRYYETEGKDYYFLSAENFKEKIDNGEFLEWVEVYKNCFYGTLKSEADRIWNNGNNIVFDVDVIGGVNIKKLYKEKALLIFIMPPSIEVLEERLRKRGTETEKTLKIRIDRAKMELTYKDKFDKIIINDDLETAVKETITLVKDFIDKK
- a CDS encoding DUF202 domain-containing protein, giving the protein MEDSKLIVRDRLAIDRTKLANVRTILAYSRTVIMLLASGITLIKFFEKEIFVIILGISLIVIAIITGVIGLISYNKINKKIKSYYSLEEK
- a CDS encoding YicC/YloC family endoribonuclease gives rise to the protein MIKSMTGFGKTICESPNFKVTVEIKSVNGKQSDIKIRMPSVYNEKEILLRSLIAQSLERGNIELTLYIGNSAENPNFSFNKTLALKYYSELKSLAKEINTENNTDYIGLIMKLPDVLKPEKSVIDEKEWDIIYKTVVKALEELDKSRKNEGIKLERDFRKRIDFIFKLLKEIEKLDPIRLKSIKQRLRNNLLDVIDKSKIDENRLEQELVFYIEKIDITEEKVRLKSHCNYFLETLVDKNSQGKKLGFISQEMGREINTLGSKANNADIQKKVVIMKDELEKIKEQLMNVL
- a CDS encoding nucleotidyltransferase domain-containing protein gives rise to the protein MKTLNKNIIISTIIAEKQNIKKFGINEIGLFGSFAKDKQTSKSDIDILVSFDSDKETFDNFINLCFLFDKLFKGKKVEVVTKNSLSPYISSRILKDIKYVQITD
- a CDS encoding DUF86 domain-containing protein, which codes for MCKLQISYILHILEECTFIISTTKDVDKNDFLKNEIMKRAIVRSIEIIGEATKKTDIDFKKKWNEIEWKQLAGMRDKLIHDYFGINYNIVWDVAKNKIPQLKIDIEKIIKNEEKYNQKNLF
- a CDS encoding DUF444 family protein, yielding MQKKYLKTYNKLKKSGLSKEQEKLINREIEIIKSFENSKGKIPEKPSFQGLYSQNDLEVFQKIKPDFEKDFVRTSLRTLDELLDKDKKREADGFPRRIRIGKLVKPGKGDKGKVVVVPSTTEPKFYHDDSITEENETGGNGEGEEGEVIGEQQAQPQQGEGDAQGAGQGEGGDHDMSQEAFDLGRVLTEKFELPNLKDKGKKRSFSKYTYDLTDINRGFGQVLDKKATLKKIIETNIQLGKIDGIKQFSGEDLLASPQDYVYRILSREKDFETQAVVFFLRDYSGSMQGKPTEVVTTQHLLIYSWLMFQYQNNVVTRFILHDTEAKEVPDFYTYYRSQIAGGTRVAPAFQLVNKIVEEERLAKDYNIYVFHGTDGDDWDTDGKELLDAIDKMTLYANRIGITVAKNSWSGENNTVVEINFENSGILKEKPQLVRIDGFSAEEGTEDRIIEGIKKLVG